DNA sequence from the Nicotiana tomentosiformis chromosome 3, ASM39032v3, whole genome shotgun sequence genome:
CGGAATGATTATGTCATTTGAATCCAGGAATTCCGACGTTCCAAGATCCTTAGTAAAATAGTGTTTACTAAAAGAGTTTAACTTCTATAATATTTAAAGTCAAATCACTTATATGAAGTAATTGCAGGTAAAATTCTGTAATAAGCATTAATTGATAACCTGATAAAAATGGTAATTACTTGCTGTAACGGATTAAAATTCATTGACAGTGTTAGAATAAACAAAGGTGTAATCAGATGAACACAGGAAGACAATTCGAGAGACTTTATTAATCTTTTTCTTCTGTATAATGTACAAAAGAATGGCTACATCTAGCTCTACAAATCTACATGGGAGTTGTAAagaattaatcaatcaatcaaataCACCTAAAATATCCTAAACTAGTTAGGAAGAATGTTGTAAGAATCATTTTTTATCCTCCTAACTAATAATCACTCTACTAATTCAGAATATACTAGTGTTCAGAACCTGGAGGTCTCTTGTCCTCAGTTGCTTCTCTAGAAAAAAGTGTACAAATATGAAGTCGCCCAGATTTGAATGCAGATCTTGGAGACAATTGCACCTCCTCCATAACGCGAAATTGGAGCTCTGATGGATAGTCCCTCATACATCCTATCCGAGGTCCAGCTCCTGTACTCCATTTGCATGATAATTGATTAGCCAACTGATATGACTTCATTCTTTTGTGTGAATTTATTCTCTTCAAAATCTTCTCTTTTGGGATAGGTTCTCCATAGTCTTCTTCATTTTCATCAAATAAGTTCTTCTTTGAAACTGACAACTCTGTATCTGATAAATATTCTTCTGCTGTTTCGTATCCATCTGCAGGAGTTTCCACTGACTGCTGCATGCTCTCCTTTGGTCCTTCCACTTGTCCTGCCTTCTTGAACAGCTCAAGTATGCCTTCTTTTACTGGTATTTCTACTGCAATTTGGGGTCGGGATCGTCTCGACAATGGTGCCATTGAACTCTCTGCGTCCTTGCAATACTTTCTAGTAGAATCTGTCTTCTCCCTGTCTGAGCTTTTGGCGTTGCTCTCTTCACTACATTTGGTGAAATCTGGTGCCGATAAACTATTACGCAGACTGGAACCACTCTCTTTCCTTATAAAAGGTGCTTCTTCCCCATCACTGGGCGATTTCTGCAAAATCAGGAGTAGTAAATGAAGCTCAATGTGCTAGCCACAACTTATCTACACTTGATCTTTATCAAAATGGCTGAGAAAGCTATATGCATTAGCCACACGATCAATGTGCAAAACACGATAAATGCTGGAAAGGATTAGGACAGATTGAGAGATGGCATTCCCTTGCATAAATAGTTGTAATGCCAATCCCCAAAACACACAAACTTCAATTGAAAGAAAGACTATCGTGGTGAGCTAGAGTTCTATTTTAGCATAGCTTAAAATTCAATCCTTCAAGGTTGGGGCTGAGGTTTCCTACCTGGATAACACTGATGTCGATATTCTGTTGCTCAAGATACGACATAAATTCTTCAAAATTCTCCTCTGTGGGAAGATAATGTCCACTGTGAGGCCACACCGCCTATTTCGTACAATAAGTTAGATTCATCAATTCTCAGGTCTAAGGAAAAAAAATTGTGACAAAGCTAGGAAAAACCATGGCAATTTCTCTGTACCTTTAGAACACCATCTTCCACCACTAATCTCCCAGCAGACAATGCGGCACCACCAGCCAAAAAACTCGAATGCTGAAAAGTGCCTTTCTGCTTCAATCCGACATACAAGATCTTGGACACACTTAGCACAAAGATCCACTTGGCATCTTGAGGGCCTCCCCTTGTATCAAGAAGCTTCCCGCTCTGCTTGTAGATGAATTTTCTATCCACCACCACAACTTCATATGCCTCTCTCTCCATCTGTCATTGATTATTCATTACTGGTGAGTTGCATTAAAGATACATTTCCACCTACTCCATGGAGCTTACATAATCACAAGATGTCTGGAAGTAAAATTACATGTTTTTATATCCACCCCAATTAGACAATTTGCTCTAAAAACAGTAACAAAGACATAACTTAAGCATTGTGAACATCTACTGCCCATTTGGCACAGCTCCCTGATTTTAGTTTATTTTTGAAACTGAATTTAGGAATTCCAGCACAGATCCATGCAAAAATAGACACAAGCATAGCAAAACACAAATGTTCAGCACTTCTCACTGATTCAAAGAACATATCCATGCCAAATCTAAACTCTAATTGTCATGTGATAACTCTAAAGGAAATCTATCTCCACAAAATAAGATTAAACTTACCGGACCCAGATACTTGATGCATTGTTGATGAAGTTTTGACCTAGGGCACTTTTCAAGATTTATTTCTTTACCATCACCTATGTCCAACCTGCAAGGCAAATCGCGGGCAAAATATTTAGTTCAGCAAAATTAATTGAAGAAAAGTTGTTTGTTTGAATTTCTTGCTAATCATAGGAAACCTCACCAATAAAAGAAGGGTTGTTTACTGTCAGCTTGGAGCCAGTTATTGTAATAAAATTGAAGATTGTGACCATAACGATGCCGGGGATCAATCTGTTTCCACATTGTGAAAGATAAATACAAATCCCACAAATAAGAAAAGTAAATAGTGTTACTCAAACTTTGTTAGGAACGGAACTTACTGCTTCAAGCCAATGTTGTAATGCAAGCTTACAGGCCTTTTCATCTTTAGAGAGACCTTTACCAACCTACAAAACACAGACAAAAAGTACCAAAAAGATCAGTACAttagggaaaagaaaagatacaaGGATTTTGTAGACAGTAATGTCCAAAGCATACCTTAGCAGCTCTAGTTAATGCTCTTGACCAACGAGAAACAGCAGTTTGAGGTTTCTCAATGTCAAAGAATGATATAGAACTATGCTTGAGTTCAACAGTATCTAATAGCTTCCACCTGTAAATTACATTCAAATCAGGAACCAAAAGGAATAGGCATGCACAAGGCATGAAAAATATCATGCTCGTGTATTTGAACTACCATACCATCTTTGCTCTACTAGAACAGCACAATCTGCTAGTTGCCTACGAGTCCGAAAACTTTTGTATGTCTTCTGCAACTTTAAGGCAGCCCGATCTCTGTGTTCGCCGTATTCTGGTGGCACAATCTGACTATTGATGCTATGCAATTTGTCAGGAGTTTCGTCCCTGCTCCTAAGGCGTTCTGATCTTATCATCATCTTATCTTCCTTATCAAATACAGGAGACTTGAGTGCCAACTTGGCCTCCAATTCCCTCCTTTTAAAACTAAGAGTTCCTTCAATGATCATCTTCCCAGAACCCAAAGATCTCAACATTTTTGACTGTTCAGGAATTTGATTGTCGAAATTTATAGGCTGCAATGCAGTCCTACCGTCACTTCCAAAACTTATCGTTCTCACTAAATACGACTCCAACCTACAATTCAAATCATCCAAGTTGGCAAATGGACAGGAAAACGATATGCCCATCTGCCTAAAATAAGTTTACCAAGATAATTTCTATTCCTAAAagaatttccaaaatatgaaaacctGCAAAAATAAAGACAAAAGGATTAGAGCATAAGACATTAATCCATCAATGCTTTAAAACTGATCAAGCTTTTGTgatggaaaaaaaaaaagcagcAGTAGACAGATGCTCAATTTCAAAGAAAAGCACACTACTAAAGCAAACATAAGAATGTGGTGAACTTTGTTcttaaaaaagaaagaataatGGAAAACCTAAAGAATCAGAATTTTACAATAGATGC
Encoded proteins:
- the LOC104097788 gene encoding IQ domain-containing protein IQM6; amino-acid sequence: MGISFSCPFANLDDLNCRLESYLVRTISFGSDGRTALQPINFDNQIPEQSKMLRSLGSGKMIIEGTLSFKRRELEAKLALKSPVFDKEDKMMIRSERLRSRDETPDKLHSINSQIVPPEYGEHRDRAALKLQKTYKSFRTRRQLADCAVLVEQRWWKLLDTVELKHSSISFFDIEKPQTAVSRWSRALTRAAKVGKGLSKDEKACKLALQHWLEAIDPRHRYGHNLQFYYNNWLQADSKQPFFYWLDIGDGKEINLEKCPRSKLHQQCIKYLGPMEREAYEVVVVDRKFIYKQSGKLLDTRGGPQDAKWIFVLSVSKILYVGLKQKGTFQHSSFLAGGAALSAGRLVVEDGVLKAVWPHSGHYLPTEENFEEFMSYLEQQNIDISVIQKSPSDGEEAPFIRKESGSSLRNSLSAPDFTKCSEESNAKSSDREKTDSTRKYCKDAESSMAPLSRRSRPQIAVEIPVKEGILELFKKAGQVEGPKESMQQSVETPADGYETAEEYLSDTELSVSKKNLFDENEEDYGEPIPKEKILKRINSHKRMKSYQLANQLSCKWSTGAGPRIGCMRDYPSELQFRVMEEVQLSPRSAFKSGRLHICTLFSREATEDKRPPGSEH